A region of Paenibacillus sp. JNUCC-31 DNA encodes the following proteins:
- a CDS encoding GNAT family N-acetyltransferase, with protein MSENPLIDGELVLRSIEKEDLSELYELIYSEVEPEWKQWDAPYYALEHESYEDFEHSLLKRLDATQGTSEPSSIRIIELNGRIVGTISYYWEHRPSMWLEMGIVLYRSAQWGHGIGTRVLQMWSSHLFEQMPLARVGLTTWSGNERMMRSASKAGLQVEGRMRRCRIVNGKHYDSIRMGMLREEWEQMRASDAGRNVNN; from the coding sequence ATGAGTGAAAACCCGTTAATCGACGGCGAACTTGTCCTCCGGAGTATAGAGAAAGAGGATTTGTCTGAACTCTATGAATTGATCTACAGTGAAGTTGAACCGGAATGGAAGCAATGGGATGCGCCTTATTACGCTCTTGAGCACGAGAGCTACGAAGATTTTGAACACAGCTTGCTTAAACGACTGGACGCGACTCAGGGCACTTCCGAGCCGTCTTCGATTCGAATTATTGAGCTGAATGGTCGAATAGTTGGCACAATCAGCTATTATTGGGAACACCGTCCATCCATGTGGCTGGAAATGGGGATTGTGCTATATCGTTCAGCCCAATGGGGACACGGGATCGGCACACGAGTTCTTCAAATGTGGTCCAGTCACTTATTTGAGCAAATGCCACTGGCCCGGGTTGGTTTGACGACATGGTCAGGTAATGAACGAATGATGCGTTCAGCTTCGAAGGCTGGATTACAGGTAGAAGGGCGCATGCGCAGATGCCGCATCGTGAACGGCAAGCATTATGATTCGATTCGTATGGGAATGCTGCGCGAAGAGTGGGAGCAGATGCGAGCTTCAGACGCAGGTCGAAATGTAAACAACTGA
- the rpiA gene encoding ribose-5-phosphate isomerase RpiA, whose protein sequence is MNLKQIAAEHAAEYVEDGMKVGLGTGSTAYYAICRIGERVREGLNIQAVATSEASDKLAREWGIPIVPFDQIGRLDLTIDGADEVDPEFNLIKGGGGALLREKIVAANSDKLIIVADGSKAVQKLGQFPLPVEVVPFASEWTFQALENLGCRPEWRMNGDRRYLTDNGNLIADCRMEVIDHPAELNVQLNMLPGVVDNGLFIHMANIVILAKEDGSIDERHHS, encoded by the coding sequence ATGAATCTTAAACAGATAGCAGCTGAGCACGCGGCAGAATACGTTGAAGATGGAATGAAGGTTGGATTGGGAACAGGGTCAACGGCGTATTATGCCATATGCCGAATCGGCGAGCGGGTACGCGAAGGGTTGAACATTCAGGCTGTAGCCACTTCGGAAGCATCGGACAAGCTCGCTAGAGAGTGGGGGATTCCTATTGTTCCATTCGACCAGATCGGGCGTCTGGATCTGACCATTGACGGTGCAGATGAAGTTGACCCCGAGTTCAACCTGATTAAAGGTGGCGGCGGGGCCCTTTTGCGGGAGAAAATTGTGGCTGCAAACAGCGACAAACTGATTATTGTGGCTGACGGCAGCAAGGCGGTACAAAAACTGGGCCAATTCCCGCTTCCGGTTGAAGTAGTTCCATTTGCATCAGAGTGGACTTTCCAAGCGCTTGAGAATCTCGGATGCCGACCGGAATGGCGTATGAACGGGGATCGACGTTATCTTACGGATAACGGCAACCTCATTGCGGATTGCCGCATGGAAGTCATAGATCATCCTGCCGAACTTAATGTTCAATTAAATATGCTTCCGGGTGTTGTCGATAATGGACTGTTTATTCATATGGCGAACATTGTCATTCTTGCGAAAGAAGATGGAAGCATCGATGAGCGTCATCATTCCTGA
- a CDS encoding GNAT family N-acetyltransferase → MAYRIRRAELGDINEVAQLFNEYRMFYDQSTDRKGANEFIRARMLQKESVILIAESEVNTDDGDESSFEDKPLSSGFAGFVQLYPSFSSVSMRPIWVLNDLYVHSEHRQRGIARKLLQAARQCGQESGAVRIMLSTAISNKKAQALYESEGYTLDTGFMYYELQV, encoded by the coding sequence ATGGCTTATCGGATCAGACGGGCTGAGCTTGGCGATATTAACGAAGTGGCGCAGCTGTTCAATGAATACAGAATGTTTTACGATCAATCTACAGATCGGAAGGGGGCTAATGAATTTATTAGAGCGCGAATGTTGCAAAAGGAATCCGTAATTTTGATTGCAGAATCCGAAGTGAATACAGACGATGGAGATGAGAGCAGCTTCGAGGACAAGCCTTTGTCCAGTGGATTCGCGGGATTTGTGCAGTTGTATCCCAGCTTTAGCTCGGTGTCGATGAGGCCCATTTGGGTGCTGAATGATCTGTATGTACATTCGGAGCATCGCCAGCGTGGAATTGCGCGAAAACTGTTGCAAGCCGCAAGGCAATGCGGGCAAGAGAGTGGGGCCGTTCGAATAATGCTCTCAACTGCGATAAGCAACAAGAAGGCTCAGGCATTATATGAGTCGGAGGGCTATACGCTGGACACCGGATTCATGTATTATGAACTTCAAGTATAG
- a CDS encoding Ger(x)C family spore germination protein, whose protein sequence is MKYGVMPLKLIVVLMCVLMCSGCWSKVEINERSFITAMYVDKGEKPGEIDLSLSMPLPNRISPEGTGGSGKNPYALVSATAYTIADAMEKIQTDLTRKLSWGHTRVVVFGEAYAREGIQDTMEWISREPLFHLSSYIMVAKGRARDIADLTPVFEETPSDVLREFATEENMLKTQVISVLTADKMNQGFAAPLLQSRETAMESENNARKKWTSQVGAALFKQMKMVDSIPAEETRSVAWANRKLDTVAVSVETNKEKASMTVYNLNSKIKVRLVNGRPFFDITLLGKAEINSVIPILKVKDIVGVRTIEKKANEKVSAYLTQAIRKGQRKEADILMLGYRLEWAYPRIWEQLRPVWNEYVKNELQFQVNTKINIQFVGSESSF, encoded by the coding sequence ATGAAATATGGAGTGATGCCCCTCAAACTGATTGTCGTGTTGATGTGCGTTTTAATGTGCAGTGGCTGCTGGTCCAAAGTCGAAATTAATGAACGATCTTTTATAACCGCCATGTATGTGGATAAAGGAGAGAAGCCGGGTGAAATCGATCTTTCTCTAAGCATGCCACTTCCCAATCGAATTTCACCGGAAGGTACGGGTGGATCTGGAAAAAATCCATATGCGCTCGTTTCGGCAACAGCATACACTATAGCTGATGCTATGGAGAAAATCCAAACGGATCTCACACGCAAGCTTTCCTGGGGACACACACGTGTCGTGGTATTCGGAGAAGCATACGCCAGAGAGGGAATTCAAGATACGATGGAATGGATCTCACGTGAGCCCTTATTCCATCTGAGCAGTTACATCATGGTTGCCAAGGGCAGAGCCAGAGATATAGCTGATCTAACTCCCGTTTTTGAAGAAACACCAAGTGATGTTCTAAGAGAATTTGCAACCGAGGAAAATATGCTAAAAACGCAAGTAATCAGTGTACTTACCGCTGATAAAATGAACCAGGGCTTTGCGGCCCCCTTGCTGCAAAGCAGAGAAACTGCGATGGAAAGTGAGAATAATGCTCGCAAAAAATGGACCAGTCAGGTAGGGGCTGCTCTTTTTAAACAGATGAAAATGGTCGATTCTATTCCGGCTGAGGAAACGAGGAGCGTTGCCTGGGCCAATCGCAAATTGGATACCGTAGCCGTCTCCGTGGAAACCAACAAAGAAAAAGCGAGCATGACAGTCTACAATTTGAATTCCAAAATCAAGGTCAGGCTTGTCAATGGACGTCCTTTTTTTGACATTACTTTACTCGGAAAAGCAGAGATAAATTCCGTGATTCCCATCCTCAAGGTCAAAGACATTGTGGGTGTTCGAACGATTGAAAAGAAGGCAAATGAAAAAGTGAGTGCCTATCTAACACAGGCGATAAGAAAGGGGCAACGTAAAGAAGCCGATATTCTGATGCTCGGTTACCGACTGGAGTGGGCATATCCACGAATCTGGGAACAGCTGCGGCCCGTTTGGAATGAGTATGTCAAAAACGAATTGCAGTTTCAGGTTAATACCAAAATCAACATCCAGTTCGTAGGTTCGGAGTCCAGCTTCTGA
- a CDS encoding TraX family protein: MMQWIAMITMLIDHIGAVFYPEVGELRIIGRIAFPIYAFAIYIGYKHTRNVKTYIWRLFWMAMISQLPFMAAFNHYSLNVVWTLWSALLILLVLDKLPARILGIPIVVGAGLVMEITHMDYGMYGLLLVLLFRYFQGPVLVMAHLLLNILYIFLHSSSVQMYSVVATAGIAIAQYYNAGFRLKGPRWIWRYFYPAHLAVIALIRWI, encoded by the coding sequence ATGATGCAGTGGATCGCTATGATCACCATGTTGATTGATCATATAGGAGCCGTTTTTTATCCGGAGGTAGGAGAACTGCGAATCATTGGTCGGATTGCATTTCCAATCTATGCATTTGCCATTTACATCGGTTATAAACATACTCGCAACGTAAAAACATACATATGGCGATTGTTCTGGATGGCCATGATCTCCCAATTGCCGTTTATGGCGGCTTTTAATCATTACTCGTTGAATGTGGTCTGGACCTTGTGGTCGGCACTGCTTATATTGCTCGTTCTCGATAAGCTGCCAGCCCGTATATTGGGAATTCCGATTGTAGTTGGGGCAGGATTGGTGATGGAGATCACCCATATGGATTATGGGATGTATGGTCTGCTCCTTGTATTGTTGTTCCGTTACTTCCAGGGACCAGTACTGGTGATGGCCCATCTGCTCTTAAATATACTGTATATTTTTCTGCACAGCAGCTCCGTTCAGATGTACAGTGTAGTCGCTACCGCAGGAATCGCAATTGCCCAGTATTATAACGCAGGGTTCCGTCTGAAAGGACCCCGCTGGATTTGGCGTTATTTTTATCCTGCTCATCTGGCTGTCATTGCGTTGATCCGCTGGATTTAA
- a CDS encoding methyl-accepting chemotaxis protein encodes MSFFSKNLLLSFTNIIIIGVALIASSYYFQKTILVDQLHGQVEQITKKWAEGIDSTEVQAAIAEGNYDGKVQTKLRAYFDEMQQYYPNIAQAYIFGVELGGDNKRLTSLVAMPTNLKEAFQSENINIGDMYEQPVVVANALKEMMNTDRPTFTTFYSDDFGTWTTIAYPIKDSNGKIYSYFAIDADASAVPAGLNKLLKNGIIILVAFLLLFLIIQYLVVKNTLSPIRHLIKGIDDVSRGNLNVKIPTGKDDLGIVNEKFNAMVRKINDTIVKVQITSQEVNESAKELYEVSERNSENADSINNNVSQITSNIRAQEQATRDSARAMSEMAVVIQTIASSSASVADEAYEMERRSQQGNSVVRQVSEQMNLITESVKNTASAIQVLESRSQEIGDILNIISGISSQTNLLALNASIEAARVGEEGRGFAVVAGEVRKLAEQSEQSTSQVAVLIQEIQAEIRQAVRAMEQGTSEVDTGLSVAHQTGQLFEEILEAAKKVSNQIQEVSSATEEISAGTEEMTATADDLSASVSKTADNSERISSSVDEQKASLITLVDSSTRLNTMSEELQELISHFNVSKL; translated from the coding sequence ATGTCATTTTTTTCTAAAAATCTGTTACTCTCATTTACGAACATCATCATCATCGGTGTGGCACTCATTGCCAGCAGCTACTACTTTCAAAAAACGATTCTTGTAGATCAACTGCATGGACAAGTGGAACAAATCACCAAAAAGTGGGCGGAGGGTATCGACTCTACCGAAGTACAAGCAGCAATTGCAGAAGGTAACTATGACGGAAAAGTACAAACAAAATTACGTGCTTATTTTGATGAAATGCAACAATATTATCCCAACATTGCACAAGCCTACATCTTTGGTGTCGAACTTGGCGGAGACAATAAGCGGTTAACTTCCCTTGTCGCCATGCCGACCAATCTGAAGGAGGCTTTTCAAAGCGAGAATATAAATATTGGCGACATGTATGAACAGCCCGTCGTTGTAGCGAACGCGTTGAAAGAAATGATGAACACCGATCGCCCGACATTCACTACATTTTATTCCGATGATTTCGGAACCTGGACAACCATTGCGTATCCGATCAAGGATAGCAACGGCAAGATTTACTCCTATTTTGCCATCGATGCAGATGCATCAGCGGTACCAGCCGGATTGAACAAATTGCTCAAGAACGGAATTATCATCCTGGTAGCATTCCTGCTGTTGTTCCTGATTATCCAATATCTTGTTGTCAAAAACACACTCTCCCCTATCCGTCACCTGATCAAAGGGATTGATGACGTAAGTCGGGGTAATTTGAATGTCAAAATTCCTACTGGCAAAGACGATCTTGGAATTGTGAATGAAAAGTTCAATGCCATGGTGCGCAAGATCAACGACACTATCGTCAAAGTGCAAATCACTTCACAAGAAGTTAACGAGTCTGCCAAGGAACTATATGAAGTCTCTGAAAGAAACAGCGAGAATGCGGATTCCATCAATAACAACGTTTCTCAAATTACGTCCAACATTCGTGCACAGGAACAGGCCACCCGGGACAGTGCCCGTGCGATGTCCGAGATGGCTGTCGTCATTCAGACGATTGCCAGCAGCTCAGCGAGTGTAGCAGACGAAGCCTATGAAATGGAACGCCGTTCACAACAGGGAAACAGTGTTGTGCGTCAGGTATCCGAGCAGATGAATCTGATTACGGAATCTGTTAAAAACACCGCTTCTGCCATTCAGGTTCTGGAGAGCCGCTCCCAGGAAATTGGCGATATTCTGAATATCATCTCAGGCATTTCCAGCCAGACCAATTTGCTTGCACTAAACGCATCCATCGAAGCAGCACGTGTTGGTGAGGAAGGCAGAGGATTCGCAGTCGTAGCTGGTGAAGTACGTAAACTGGCTGAGCAGTCCGAACAATCCACAAGCCAGGTGGCTGTACTGATTCAGGAGATTCAGGCTGAAATTAGACAGGCCGTTCGTGCAATGGAACAAGGTACCTCCGAAGTAGATACGGGACTTAGTGTAGCCCATCAGACCGGTCAATTGTTCGAAGAGATTCTGGAAGCAGCCAAGAAAGTATCCAATCAGATTCAGGAAGTATCAAGCGCTACAGAAGAAATCTCTGCAGGTACAGAAGAAATGACCGCAACAGCAGATGACTTGTCTGCCAGTGTGAGCAAGACAGCTGACAACAGTGAGCGGATCTCTTCATCTGTTGATGAGCAAAAAGCTTCTCTGATTACACTTGTTGATTCCTCTACTCGTCTAAACACCATGTCTGAGGAACTGCAAGAACTGATTTCTCATTTTAATGTAAGTAAATTATAA
- a CDS encoding non-ribosomal peptide synthetase family protein has product MVENQSSSSHTMESGLPVLQIPLDYGRRQQSFSYESAHIPLETSLSRELHQKYGSEDVYPALLSAYAALLFRLSGEQEIAIGTLAPDHAASRVLVQIQGKLTFSELMRQISDHLQLHNLLQTKEIPETLFMFNRVQLPQAPQVLNWNIRDDQDMLILDLFYDSSLLNESTVTRYAEYYRTLLLAMLRDQNKAIGTVDILSASDRLLYREMNDTTVLEPEHQTIHGWFEATAAEYPESPAITSPTGRYTYRELNERANQVARVLLSNGLQKGEFVSIFMERSLETIISLLGILKAGGVYVPVDPEHPQERNSYIVEDTASSFVLTKESSLPEAARLFSGIPTVRQILAVDGRLAGFAASNPNLDIQPDDLAYIIYTSGSTGKPKGALIAHRGVANLGSVVQRDCDIKPGDVLTQFATYSFDASVWDTIGALFYGAELYLLSAEERVSVEEFASAIERTGTTIITILPTIFFNQLASFLSDEGFHKLAKVKIITVAGEALYGEQVRAFQRKFGNQIDIVNVYGPTECTVATATHRISEQVPDSVVNIPIGRPIHNYKVYIVNEEQQLCPVGVPGEVYIATPALAKGYLNQPERTAQAFIDNPFAIDEKIYKSGDIAKMLDNGLLEYVGRSDSQLKIRGHRIEIGEIEDHFARLDQVQDVAVIPKKESDGQNMLVGYFTSKDGSTLSVADIKAELTEKLPSYFVPKWICQLDEMPIAPTGKINRKAMVSLPHVERHEDRPDRVLPETETEAIILEAWKEILQHDDFGVEDSFFAIGGDSLRVIHVLVILKPHYPQLKIADFFAEKTIRALAQRVETLAHTAEETTHSPVNDGVITQLSEHPVELSSQIGYPEILNPEHVLLTGATGYLGSHVLQQLILTSNTRIYTLVRRPADGSSAMERLSSVMEGYFGPEVLPLLGSRVEIIEGDLEQPNLGLSAEQTTYVQERIDRVIHCAADVRHFGDAAQFAKTNVDGTIALLKLVRHKPGASFHHVSTMGIPEDLALSGQWESSLQYDRFPADLHVDNLYSDSKLEAEKVLMIAAEEGVPVSIYRAGNLTCHSETGRFQSNIDSNAFYRMIKAMLLLGKAPAADWMVDFTPIDYASQAIAYLALRQDTAGRVFHICNPEPISYDDLIRSVNRAGYEVETLPFAEYTNWLFDGSVSKDPEALQLAIAQLEGDGAKDSAYVYASPVTTAYVEPAGISCAKTDDRFISKMLEHAIEIGYFPKAVRPHSGTSPVIE; this is encoded by the coding sequence GTGGTCGAAAATCAATCATCGTCTTCCCATACCATGGAATCTGGCCTGCCGGTTCTTCAGATTCCACTGGATTATGGGCGCCGTCAACAAAGCTTCTCTTATGAGTCCGCTCATATTCCATTAGAAACGTCGCTAAGTCGGGAACTTCATCAAAAATATGGATCAGAAGACGTTTACCCTGCGTTATTGTCTGCGTATGCAGCATTATTGTTCCGTTTATCAGGTGAACAGGAAATCGCCATTGGCACACTGGCTCCAGATCATGCTGCTTCCCGTGTGTTGGTGCAGATTCAGGGCAAGTTAACTTTCAGTGAGCTGATGCGTCAGATTTCAGATCATCTCCAGCTCCATAATTTGCTTCAAACCAAAGAAATTCCGGAAACCCTGTTCATGTTTAACCGTGTACAGCTGCCTCAGGCTCCTCAAGTGTTAAACTGGAACATTCGTGATGATCAGGATATGCTCATTCTGGATCTGTTCTACGACAGTTCACTTCTGAATGAATCCACGGTCACAAGATATGCAGAGTATTATCGGACTCTTCTTCTCGCCATGTTGCGAGATCAAAATAAAGCAATCGGTACAGTGGACATTTTGTCCGCTTCAGACCGGTTGTTATACAGAGAAATGAATGACACCACCGTTCTCGAACCAGAGCATCAGACGATTCATGGCTGGTTTGAAGCAACAGCAGCCGAATATCCTGAATCACCGGCAATTACTTCCCCAACCGGTCGTTACACGTATAGAGAGTTGAACGAACGTGCCAATCAGGTTGCCCGTGTGCTGTTATCAAACGGATTGCAAAAAGGGGAATTTGTCAGCATCTTTATGGAGCGGAGCCTGGAAACGATTATTTCTTTGCTCGGTATTCTCAAGGCTGGCGGCGTGTATGTTCCTGTCGATCCTGAGCATCCACAAGAACGAAACAGTTATATTGTCGAAGATACAGCTTCATCATTTGTCCTGACCAAGGAGTCCTCTTTACCTGAAGCCGCACGGTTATTCTCAGGTATTCCTACGGTTCGCCAAATTCTGGCCGTGGACGGACGCCTGGCCGGATTTGCAGCAAGCAACCCCAATCTGGATATTCAGCCAGATGACTTGGCATATATCATCTATACCTCAGGGTCTACCGGTAAGCCCAAAGGTGCACTTATTGCCCATCGGGGTGTTGCCAATCTCGGTAGTGTCGTGCAACGGGATTGCGATATTAAACCAGGTGACGTATTAACCCAGTTTGCTACATATAGCTTTGATGCATCGGTGTGGGATACGATTGGCGCCTTGTTCTACGGAGCAGAGCTGTACCTGTTATCGGCGGAAGAACGTGTATCCGTTGAAGAGTTTGCGAGTGCAATTGAACGAACAGGCACAACGATTATTACGATACTGCCTACCATCTTTTTCAACCAGCTTGCTTCCTTCCTGTCGGACGAAGGTTTCCACAAGCTGGCCAAAGTCAAAATCATCACCGTGGCTGGAGAAGCTCTCTATGGAGAGCAGGTTCGTGCCTTCCAGCGCAAATTCGGCAATCAGATTGATATCGTCAATGTATATGGTCCTACGGAATGTACGGTAGCAACAGCGACTCACCGAATTAGCGAGCAAGTTCCGGACAGTGTCGTTAACATTCCAATTGGCAGACCGATTCATAATTATAAAGTGTATATCGTCAATGAAGAACAGCAACTCTGCCCGGTAGGTGTGCCGGGCGAGGTGTATATCGCAACACCAGCACTCGCCAAAGGTTATCTGAACCAGCCGGAGCGCACAGCACAGGCGTTCATTGATAATCCGTTTGCCATCGATGAGAAAATCTATAAGTCTGGCGATATAGCCAAAATGCTTGATAACGGATTGCTGGAATATGTCGGGCGCAGCGACTCACAGTTAAAGATTCGTGGTCACCGGATTGAGATCGGGGAGATCGAAGACCATTTTGCCCGTCTGGATCAGGTTCAGGATGTCGCCGTCATTCCCAAGAAGGAATCCGATGGTCAAAACATGCTTGTAGGGTACTTTACATCCAAAGATGGCAGTACACTTTCCGTTGCTGACATCAAAGCCGAGCTAACCGAGAAGCTCCCATCCTATTTTGTACCTAAATGGATATGTCAGCTGGATGAAATGCCGATTGCACCAACAGGAAAAATCAATCGCAAAGCGATGGTGTCCCTCCCCCATGTAGAGCGTCATGAAGATCGGCCTGATCGGGTGCTGCCGGAGACGGAAACCGAAGCGATTATCCTGGAAGCCTGGAAAGAAATTCTTCAGCATGATGACTTTGGTGTGGAAGACAGCTTCTTCGCCATTGGCGGCGATTCACTTCGGGTCATCCATGTGCTGGTCATTCTGAAGCCGCATTATCCGCAGCTGAAAATTGCCGACTTTTTTGCCGAGAAGACGATTCGTGCCCTGGCACAGCGTGTGGAGACGCTGGCTCACACTGCAGAGGAAACGACTCACTCACCAGTAAATGACGGGGTGATTACCCAATTATCGGAACATCCTGTAGAGCTTTCATCTCAGATTGGATATCCGGAAATTCTGAATCCCGAGCATGTGCTCCTGACCGGGGCTACCGGATATCTCGGATCCCATGTGCTGCAACAGCTGATTCTAACTTCGAATACACGTATCTATACTCTTGTTCGCCGCCCTGCAGACGGAAGCTCTGCGATGGAACGGCTGAGCAGCGTAATGGAAGGTTACTTTGGACCAGAAGTGCTGCCTCTCCTCGGATCCCGCGTCGAGATCATCGAAGGCGATCTGGAACAGCCGAATCTTGGTCTTTCAGCGGAGCAGACGACTTACGTGCAAGAAAGAATAGACCGGGTCATTCATTGTGCTGCTGATGTACGACATTTCGGGGATGCAGCGCAATTCGCCAAAACCAATGTAGATGGAACCATTGCATTACTTAAACTCGTTCGCCACAAACCGGGTGCCTCCTTCCACCATGTATCCACAATGGGGATACCGGAAGATCTTGCACTCAGTGGACAGTGGGAGTCCTCATTGCAATATGACCGATTCCCTGCGGATCTGCACGTGGACAACCTGTACTCGGACAGCAAGCTTGAAGCTGAGAAAGTGCTTATGATTGCTGCTGAAGAAGGTGTACCTGTAAGTATCTATCGTGCAGGTAATCTGACCTGTCATTCTGAAACGGGACGTTTCCAATCCAACATTGATAGCAACGCCTTTTATCGTATGATTAAAGCGATGTTATTGCTGGGCAAGGCTCCGGCAGCCGACTGGATGGTTGATTTTACACCTATTGATTATGCGAGTCAGGCAATTGCATATCTGGCTTTACGTCAGGATACGGCTGGACGAGTATTCCATATCTGTAATCCGGAGCCTATCAGCTATGACGATCTGATCCGTTCTGTGAACCGGGCCGGTTATGAAGTGGAGACCCTGCCATTTGCAGAGTACACCAACTGGCTGTTCGATGGCAGTGTCAGCAAGGACCCTGAGGCGCTTCAACTGGCGATCGCCCAGCTTGAAGGAGACGGTGCCAAGGATTCTGCATACGTCTATGCCTCTCCTGTAACAACTGCCTATGTGGAACCAGCCGGAATCTCCTGCGCCAAAACGGATGATCGGTTCATCTCAAAAATGCTGGAGCATGCCATCGAGATTGGCTATTTCCCTAAAGCCGTCCGACCGCATTCGGGCACTTCTCCAGTGATAGAGTAA
- a CDS encoding spore germination protein — protein sequence METDNIYEQVKARLLGVADMIYQPFQVGPFHCELLYIQSIVDTPTMREAIIKPLLEEASRNEMDPLFITRVMTGSFFTLNSHHSESAEAIADDLVSGNAALYIEGISGMIHFALQNYQRRSVPESTNEVVVVGPQEAFIEDIHVNMSLLRHKIKHPDLKMIKFTIGKYTKTEVFVVYIQGLCKADILENVLESLGNIDMDSSLGVSYLSEFLEDHPLSPFPQYQYTERPDTVAAALVEGRIGVMQDGTPFSLLIPVTFFSLMQSSEDYYQRFHSASFIRMIRLLFAFIAFLLPSFYVAVTTFHPEIIPTNLLITIASARENIPFPALIEALIMEVTFEGLREAGIRIPKPLGQTVSIIGGIVIGQAAVQAGIVSAPLVIVVSITGVAAFIIPHFELGLAFRLLRFPVLFMGGTLGLFGIVISIYLIYSYMVSLRSFGVPYMQPFAPLILRDIKDTIVRVPWFLMKKRPAAYVDTDEKRQKT from the coding sequence ATGGAAACAGATAATATCTATGAACAGGTTAAAGCTCGTCTATTGGGTGTTGCCGACATGATCTATCAGCCTTTTCAAGTTGGACCCTTTCACTGTGAACTCCTCTATATTCAGTCTATCGTGGATACTCCTACAATGCGAGAAGCCATCATCAAACCGCTGCTTGAGGAGGCCTCACGAAATGAAATGGATCCCCTCTTCATCACTCGTGTCATGACCGGATCATTTTTCACGCTCAACAGCCATCACTCGGAATCAGCAGAAGCTATAGCGGATGATCTCGTGTCAGGTAATGCGGCCTTATATATCGAAGGTATTTCGGGCATGATTCATTTTGCTCTTCAAAATTATCAAAGGCGTTCGGTGCCCGAATCCACCAATGAAGTCGTGGTTGTCGGCCCTCAGGAAGCCTTCATTGAAGATATTCATGTAAATATGTCACTGCTCCGGCACAAAATCAAACATCCCGATCTCAAGATGATCAAATTCACCATCGGAAAATATACGAAGACCGAGGTATTCGTTGTATATATTCAAGGGTTATGCAAAGCGGATATTCTGGAAAACGTATTGGAAAGTCTCGGTAATATTGATATGGATAGCAGTTTGGGTGTGAGTTATTTGTCCGAATTTCTTGAGGACCATCCGCTCTCTCCTTTTCCACAATATCAATATACGGAGAGACCTGATACAGTTGCCGCAGCACTGGTTGAAGGGCGGATTGGGGTCATGCAGGACGGAACCCCCTTCTCCCTGCTCATTCCGGTTACTTTTTTCTCGTTGATGCAGTCATCGGAAGATTACTATCAACGATTTCATTCTGCGTCCTTTATCCGAATGATCCGCCTGCTGTTTGCCTTTATAGCCTTTCTGCTGCCATCCTTTTATGTCGCCGTAACTACATTTCATCCGGAGATCATTCCTACCAACCTGCTGATCACCATCGCATCTGCGAGAGAAAATATCCCTTTTCCCGCTCTGATTGAAGCGCTCATTATGGAAGTGACCTTTGAAGGTCTGCGCGAAGCAGGAATACGTATTCCGAAGCCGCTCGGTCAGACGGTATCCATTATTGGCGGAATTGTAATTGGACAAGCAGCCGTACAGGCTGGAATCGTATCAGCACCACTCGTTATCGTTGTTTCCATCACAGGTGTCGCCGCTTTCATCATCCCGCACTTCGAGCTGGGGCTGGCCTTCAGGCTGCTTCGTTTTCCGGTGCTCTTTATGGGTGGCACCCTGGGTCTCTTCGGCATAGTGATCTCGATCTATCTGATCTATTCGTATATGGTCAGTCTTCGCTCATTTGGCGTTCCATACATGCAGCCTTTCGCCCCTCTCATACTGCGTGATATCAAGGATACCATCGTTCGAGTGCCCTGGTTTCTGATGAAAAAGCGGCCGGCAGCCTACGTAGATACGGATGAGAAGAGGCAAAAAACCTGA